One Formosa sp. Hel3_A1_48 genomic window, GTAGGAACATTATTGTCTATGTTTGCAAGTGTTTTGGTAGTATTCATTATTTTGTTTATTGCATTGCCAATATGGGAGTTTATTTATGGTTTAATTTCCACATTAATTAAGTGGATAAAAGGACCATATATCCCTCATAAAGCTCTTTAAATGAAATAAACTCTTAACAAGAACTATTGTTTTTTTTAGAACATTGCTCAATTATGCATACAATTTATCCCCAAGAATAATTTATTGTTTTTGGGGATATTATTTTAATTTGGTGTTCAGGTATTTAACCAATGAAAAAAATAACATTGCTATTATTTATTACTGCATTATTTCAAATTAATGCTCAAAATAAATACTTAAAAAAAATGGGGGGGGGGTGATGGGAAATTATTTTATATTCTACAGAAAGAAAAAAATTGACTTTTCCAAATCTTTTACAATTCAATATGTTGCTAAATTAAAGGACGAAATGTCTTTAGTTGCTGAAATGACTCGTGATGACATAATTAATTATCTCGAAGGCAAATCTGAAATAATGGATTTAGTTAAAAAAGACGGTGATTGGGTGTGTGTTTCTGACTATTTGATTTTTATAACCAATACAGGGGTTAAAATTATAAAGGGCAATGAAGATGTATTACACGTATTCATCAAAAACCCTATGAAATTTTGGAGAAAAAGAGCAAAAGAATATACATCTATGAGATTGTCTCTTCCTCACATATTAGAAAGGTCAAGTGAGGAAATAATAAATGTATACTAAGCTCAATGATTTGAGTTTTTTATAGGTTTCTGTAAACGCTCTAAGCTTTTGAAGGTCTTTCAAGAAAAAGTTCGATAATTGGTCTACGTTGTGTACGATTTATTCTCAAAAATATTTCATTTACCATTAATTAGCCTTACGACTAAATAGCGCCTAACCATTATCCAAATCGATTAAAAATTCTACTAGATTTTGCTCGCGTTTGAGGTTCAATTTTTTTCTTAGCCTATAACGAGCAAGCTCAACACCCCGAGTAGTAATATTTAAAAGCTTTGAAATCTCTTTAGAACTCATATTCATTCTAAGAAAAGCCGCTAATTTTATTTCTCTAGGTGACAGCCTTATATTACTCCTCGATAATTTTTCTAAATAATTGCCGTGTACCTGATCAAAATGATATGCAAACTGATCCCAAGAATCGTTATCCGATAACTCCTGATCTATAGTTTTGATTAAACGTTTTAACTCTTGACTAGAGCTTCCTAGGTTTAAAGTACCTGCTATCTTGTCTTGTATATTTTTGATGAACTCTTTATTTTTTAGAAATTGCATCGTGATAGATGTCAACTGTTCGTTCTTTAGGTCAAGCTCTGTTTGTAACTTTTCGGTTTGTAGTTTGTCAATCTCTTTATTCTTAATTTTAAGTTCTTTTTCTTTTTCTTTTGTGATAAATGAAGTTTCTATTTTGTGTCTTCTTTGTTGAATTAACGGGATCAAAACAAATCCCAAAACTCCAATCCCAAAATATGCGAGCCTGGCAGCTTTAGTTGCGTACCAAGGTGCTAGAACCTTAAATGAGAAACTGGATGTTTTGCTCTCTATACCATATATGTTGAGCGCTTTAACTTCAAAAGTGTATTGCCCATAGGGCAAGTGCTCATAGCCTTTCTCATTCAGTGGCGACCACTTGGACCAATCCTCGTCTAATGGCGTTAATTTATAGCTGTATTGTAAGTCTTCAAAACCATCAAAGTAAGGAGATACATAACTTATTTTGAGGTTTTGTTCTGAGTGTAATTCTAAAGATTTTGATAGAGATGGGGTAATGATTGCTGTTGAGTCTTCACTTTGTGTAATTTCAATAGATCTCACAAGTACAGAAAAATCTTTAGTTATTTGATGGTCCTTTAAAGGATTGTAATGGATAAACCCTTCTTTTGCTCCCACTAAAATATTCTGATCATCAAGAATAGATATATTTTGGAGGTCATCATTTATTAATTTATTGATATGCTTAAAGACTTGAGTTTCTTTTTGGAACTCACCATAACTCTTTTGTTTAAGAACCCCAAGTTCTTGATCTTGAATGTAATAAATAGAGTTATCTGCGCTGGACACAAGTTGACTAACATGCGTTTTACCCAACATTTTATCAAAAAATAAATTCGAAGAAAATTTTAAAGAATCCGTATTAAAATCAAATATTCCATGCTCAGAGGTAAAGATTAATTTCCCATTCAACATATAAGAACTAATTAAAATGTTAGACGGAAACCCACTATGTTTACCAAAGTGTTGCACTTTATTTTTGAGTTCCAAGTTGTTGTCTAATTGTACCTTGTATGCGCCTTTATAGCCGTGGGTCATCCAAAGGGTAGAGTCGTTTTCAAACTTTAAAATTCTCGATGACTCTGTTAGGTTGGGAATTTCACCAACCCGATTCCATTTGCCATCTAGTCTTTTAAAATACCGTATCCCTTGATAGTCGCCCCCTAAAATAAGGTTAGGATCTGTTGTTTTAATAAATTTCCAACTTCCAATATCATGAAATTTATCTAACCCCTTATCCTTGATTACAAAAGCACCTTGATGATGATTTAGAATAAGTTCATTATCAATCTGTGAAAAATCATATACTTGCCCCTCACTCCCCCGGATAAATTCATATTTACGGGTTTTTCTAGGTTCTTGTGCAAAATTTTGCAAAAAAACGCCATTACTTGTTCCTAAATAAACGGATTCATTAAAATTATGGGCTGCATATCCTGTACCCTCAACCCCTACTTCTTCATTTAGTAATGAAAAAGGCAAACTCATTTTTAAATAATCAATACCGTTATTTAGGGCAATCCATAAATTATTAAAAGTATCTTCATAAACAGATTTTACAGTTCGATCCGATAATCCATTATTTTTTGTAAAGTGATGTTTTACGGAAAAGTTAGAATTGAGAATAAATAACCCATTATTTTGAGTGCCTATGGCATAATCGCCATTGTTTAGTCTGATTCCTGAGTTTATAGAGCCAAATTCTTTAGAATAATCTTTAAAAGGTTTCTTAAAGTTACCAGATTTGTATAAGATTCCGGTTTTACTAAAATAAAGATCATCAACCCCATTTTCTAATACCGCAACGATTTCCGGTAATAATTTAGTTCCAATGATGGGTTCAAATTTGCCATTGACAAATTCAAATAATCCTTCTTCATAAAATTGAGCTATGATCTTATTCCTATGTTTGAACGATGCTTGTAAAAAACCTGGTGACTCTAATTCTTTTATTTCATCACCATTATAAACTAAAAGTTTACTTTCTGTATTAAAATATATATTCTTGTTGATTTCGATAATATTCCAGATTTCGGAGAATGACTTCAGATCAGGTCTAAGATTGTCGACTAAGGAGGTAAATTTTAGTCCGTTTTGGGTATTTTTGAAATAACCGATTTGATTTTGGCCTCCTACAAAAATCCGATGTTGATTATCGATTTTAACTGCTCGAATTTTTGTTGATAAAGGCACTTTGAATTTATGCCACTGACTGCCATCAAATTTCAAAAGACCTTCGTTATTGGCGACGTACAATATGCCATCGGAGTCTTGATCAAACCTCCAATTTTGAATACTTCCACTGTAGTCTTTGGAGTCAAAATGAGATTTAAGAGGGATTTTACTCAAATTAAATGAATCATTCGTCTGAGAAAAGGTTTCACAAACAAATAAAATTAGTAAACAAAAATTTAAAGCTCGAATAGGCATACTGTGAGTTTTATTTTAAAATCTAATGTATTAAAAAAAAACAACATACAGATTAAATTAAATTTTATGAGAATTTTTGATGAGTTATATTTAACAGCGTAGCGAGTTTTTGATGAGGTGTTTTCTCTAATTATAAATATAAATGATTCTACATTTGAGGCATTATTAATTTATTTAATGTACGTGTTGCAATTAACTAGCCAGTTAAACTTCTGTAACATGTAATTTAACCACAATACATAAAAAAATTATCATGAAAAAAATTACTTTATTATTAATCTTAGGTTTGATGGCCACTTTTGGGTTTGCTCAAAACCTTATTACAAACGGAACGTTTGATGATGCTTCGGGTTGGACCGTAGTTAATCAATATGGAACGGACAGTACAAATGGATCTGTTGAAATCTCAGGAGGTCAAGCAACAATTGAAAAAATAGACGCTAGCGACGGCGGTTGGATTCATATGGGTCTCTATACGAGTGTAACCTTAACTGCTGGTTTTTATCAATTCGATATGGATATGACTTTTGGTGGTATCAATTCAATATGGGGAGAAGTTTACATTGGTGCAACTGAACCAGTTCAAAACGTTGAATATAGTGGTGATTTACAAGTACTTAAAGCTTATAATGCTTGGGATTGTACACAAACCTACTCTGGCTCAGCTGTTGCCTTTGGATGTGATGATAGCAGTCCAGGGAATTTTCAAATTACTGCAGATGGAACATATTATTTATTGTTTAGAACAGGTGGCGGAACATTTGGTGATAACGGTATAGTTTTAGACAATTGGTCATTAGTTGCTGACGCAGCACAACCAGTTGCAAATTTTTCTGAATCAACGTCCGAATCCAATCTTGAGGCAACTTTTACTAACACGTCTACAGATGCAACAAGTTACTCCTGGGATTTTGGTGATGGCAATGTATCTGCCGACGAAAACCCGGTTCATTCATATACTTTTAAAGGACAGTATATTGTTACTTTAACAGCTACGAGTTCTGAAGGTTCTAACGTGTTCAGCAAAGAGATTTTTGTTGGTGCAGTCTCTACTCCTATTTCTGAGTTTAATTTCGATTTTAGCTCACCAACACCTCTTAGAAATGAGAGACTTATTGATTATAGTGAAGCTAATGGCGTTGCAACAGCTACAGGTGTAAATGACGATTGGTGGTCTCAAATAAAATATCTGCATAATGCTGGAATTGATTTATCTGGAGAAGATAGAGGGATTGCAGTAAAAGTTAAAGGACCGAGAACATCACAACTTACTATAAAAATTGAAAGTAATGGTCCGGAGCATAGTGTGACAGCTGATTATACAACTCCAAATTCTTGGCAAACACTTCTATTTGATTTTTCTAGTTTTAACTCTACCAACAACACCAAAATAGCTTTGTTTTTTGACATTCAAACTAATTTTGATGATACGGTTGACCCTAACCTTAACGTTTTTCAAGTTGACGACTATGTATTTGGCGAGTTTGCCTCGCTTGGGGTAAACGATTTAAAAATGAATGAAGCTACTGTGTATCCAAACCCAACAACCAATTTTTGGAATATTTCTACAAATAATATTCAGATTAATTCTGTAGATGTTTTTGATATTCTTGGAAAACGAGTGATTTCATTACAACCTAATACAATGTCAACAACAATTGACGCAACAAATTTAACACCTGGAGTCTATATCAGTAAAATCCGTACCGAATTAGGAATAGAAACTAAAAAATTAATCAAACACTAAACCAACGATTTTTTTTAATAAATATCCCTGGCTTAAAGTCTTAAGCTGGGGATTAATTTAGATTCTAAAGAACAGGAAACACTTCGTTTTTAAGCTAACAACCAAACTATAAAACAAGCATGCAAAATACAGGTCACCCAAGAAGATGACTTTAAGCTAACAGCATGTGGACTTTTAAACATTAATAAATATGAACCACATGAAAACAAGATTCTTAAATTGTTTCAAAAAACTTAAGAGAACAAATCTGCTGACATTAGTATTTATACTATGTGTAAGCAATGGTTTGGCTCAAAACTTAGTTTCTGGAAATGTCTCTGATGAGGTGACAAAACAACCCATTCCAGGTGTGACAATACTTATCAAAGACTCCATTAAAGGAACAACTACAGATTTTGATGGAAACTTCACAATTGAAGTCTCAACAACTGATATTCTTGTAGTTTCATACTTAGGATACCTTACTCAGGAAATAGAAGTAAATGACACATTAGATTTTACACTACTGCTCCGAGAGGATACAAGTGAACTAGATGAGGTTATCGTAGTTGGTTATGGGACGAAATCTAAGCAAAAAATAATCTCAGCAGTCTCCATTGTAGATGAGGAAGCGCTTAAGGCATTACCCGTCGCTACGGTAAGTAATGGTTTAGAGGGATTGGCTTCAGGTTTATTTGTGAGGCAAACTTCTGGGGAACCAGGGTTTAGCAATTCTTCATTTGAAGTTAGAAACTTTGGTAATGCTTTGGTAATTGTTGATGGTGCCCCAGGCGATATAAACCAACTTGAAGCAAATGAAATCGAAAGTATATCCGTACTGAAAGATGCAGCAGCAGCTGCGGTTTATGGTGTGCAAGGGGGTAATGGTGTGGTTCTCATCACAACTAAAAAAGGAAGGTATGGAAAACCGCAATTAACGTATAGCAACCAATTTACATACACATCTCTAACGTCTTATCCTGATTTTCTGACCTCTGCACAATACGGCGAAGTTTTAAACGAAGGCTTTAGAAATTCTAATCAAGCTCCATTTTATACTGAGGATGAAATTGAATTATTTCGATCTGGAGCAGATCCAATTAATTATCCAAACACAGATTGGAAAAGTATGGTCATAAAAGACTGGGGCTTTCAACAACGTCACAATTTAAACCTTACAGGAGGTACAGAAAAAGTGAACTATTTTGTTTCTGCAGGTTATCTTGACCAAGGGTCGAATTACAACGCCGATGTCTTATCGTATCAACAATACAATTTGCGTTCTAATCTTAATGCAAAGGTTACAGAGAACGTGCAATTAACATTTAATCTGGCCGCTCGTAGAAAGATGAATGAAGCACCAGCCTATTCTGCCTATGATATTTTTAGAGAATTAAGTAGAGCACTTCCAACAGACTTAGCGTACTACCCTGATGGAACACCAGCTAAACCAAGTGTGAGTCCGAATCATATTGCTGAAGGAATAAAAGATTTTAACGCGGGCTATTATCGAAGAAAAAACAATAATTTCGATGCTAAACTCTCCTTAAAATGGGACATCAACCAGGTGCCTGGTTTGAGTTTAAAAACCTACGCCTCTCTTATATATGACACTTCATTTCAAAAAGATTGGGGGAAGACCTATAACCTTTACACTCTAAACAGACAAACAGGAAATTATGACATATTCCGTGCCACTCCAGAAGGGTCCTTTAGTGATACTGTACTAGAACAAGGCACCAGCTATAGCAATCAATACGTTTTACAAGAATCCATTACTTACGACAAAAAGCTTGGAGACCACAGTATTTCGGCATTGGCATTAATGGAGGTTCAAAAATCTCAAGGAGAAAATTTTAGTGGAAGACGACAAGATTTTCAGTCCACACTAATCGATCAGCTTTTTGCAGGTTCTCTAGAAAATCAAGGTGCTGATGGAGGTGAATATCGTGAAAATCGTATGGGCTTTGTAGGACGATTAAGCTACGACTATAAATCAAAATATTTCTTTGAATCTACCATAAGACATGACGGGTCTTCACGTTTTGCTCCCGGGAAAGAATGGGGGACATTTCCTTCTGTTTCACTAGGATGGAGACTGTCTAATGAAAAGTTTTTCGAGCCTTTAAAAAATACAATTTCTGACTTCAAGCTAAGAGGGTCAGTAGGAACAGCTGGGTATGACGGAACTGCTGCATACCAATGGTTAAGTGGTTTTAATTATAATTTTTTCTGGATCCCTGGTGATGCTGCGGTTCCAACTATTGATAACACTGCACTGGCAAACGTTGATCTTACATGGGAAACAAACACCACATATGATATTGGTTTTGATGCTGCATTATTTAAAAATGAGCTTACAGTATCATTTGACTACTTTTTTAGAAAACGAGAAGATGTAATTGCGAGAGCCAGCTCCAGTATTCCAAGTACATTAGGAGTTGCTGTAGCAGACCAAAACTTATATGAATTTTCGAATCAGGGTTTTGAATTTTCCTTAAACTACAAAAAGCAAATAAACGACAACCTTAAGGTTAATGCCTTATTAAACTTTTCAAAATCAAGAGAAAAGGCGGTATTTATTGACGAAGCATTTCAAGAAGATCCATTTATGAGAGATAACCTGACTGTAACAGGAGGTTATACAAACCTGAGAAGAGGTTATATTTCGGAGGGGCTTTTCCAAAATCAAGATCAAATTGATCAATGGGCAGTCCAAGACGGTAATGGAAACGCCACTTTGCAACCTGGAGATATAAGGTATAAAGATTTAAATGGTGACAACATCATTGATGTTAAAGATCAAAAAGTCTTTGGTGTAGGCGATAAACCAGCTATTAATTACTCGTTAAACCTAGGTGCTGAATACAAAAACTTTTCATTATCTGTATTATTAACAGGCGCTGCTGGTTACGATATTTATCTAGATGGTGAGGCACAAAGCCCATTGCGAAATGGATTTAACGGCTACAGTTATCAACTCGACTATTGGACACCACAAAATACTGGAGCTACCTTCCCAAGAGTATCTGATGGTGGATTTAACGACAACAACTACAAATACTCTGATTTTTGGTTAAGGAATGGAAAACATCTCAGATTCAAAAATATCAACTTGAGTTACACCCTGCCAAAATTCAAAAACAATGCAGGTTTTGAAAAAATGACGGTATTTGTAACAGGTTATAACTTATTTGTTATTAAAGATTACAAAGAAGAATTTGATCCACAAAATACTTCCTCGGTAGGCTGGTATTATCCACAAACAAAATCCATAACATTTGGTGTAAACATAACACTATAAAAAAATTACTATGAAACGTATAAATATAATTTTTGCGCTATTCGCACTCACATTCATTACTTGCGATGATGACTTTTTGAACGAACCGCCATTAGATCGTATCACTGAAAATGATGTCTGGAATGACAAAGCTCTAATGGATACATATTTCTTTAAAATTTATGACCGAATGCCTTGGGACTATTTGGAAAGTTTCTGGGATGTAGGTGGCTGTCAAAGGGATGGGATTTCTGATTTAGCTAGAGGCACCTATACTTGGACAGCATTATTAAACCAATACAGACCTGGGATTTGGGGTACCGCAAATAACACCTGGCCTCTAGATTGGTGGGGCTATGATATAATTTGGAAAATCAATTACTCTATTGAAAATTTAGAACAGATTCCCAGCTCTGTACTCACAACTGAAGAACGTAACAACCGACTCGGAGAAATGCACTTTCTAAGAGCTTACTGTTATTTTGCTTTAGTAAAACGCTACGGAGGTGTCCCAATTATTCTCGTTCCTCAAAATCCAGACACTACCCCGCAAGAAGAATTATTTCCAAGCAGAAACACTGAAAAACAGGTGTATGACCAAATTTTATCAGATGCACAATCAGCCTTTGATTTACTACCAAATAGATGGGTGACTCAAAATGGAAGAGCTTCAAAATGGGCCGCTAAATCTTTAGAATCTAGAGCCGCATTATACGCAGGGAGTATTGCAAAATACGGTACAGTTCAGCTTGATGGAGTGATAGGAATCCCTGCTTCAGCTGCAGATGCCTACTACCAAATATCTTTAAGTGCTTCACAAACTGTTATTGCTGAAGGAGGGTATTCACTCTTTAATCAATATTCTGATCCCGCAACCAATTATGCCAATTTATTTCTCGATGAAACAGATGATGAAGCCATTTTTACAAAAATTTGGATTCCATTTGAAAAAGGTCATGAGTATGATTTACATAATGTACCTTTTAGTTATCGATTAGATTGGGGAGCAAGTATGTCGCCAACAAAACAACTCGTTGACAGTTATGAAGTACTGAGCACAGGAAAGTTGCCAAATGAAGTGGGTTCTGGATATGACGAAACGAATCCATGGGAAAATCGTGACCCTCGTCTAAAGGGAACCATACTAACCAATAATGACATATTTCAAGGAGAGCCAGTAGAAATATGGTATGGCACAGAAACTGGCGGAACTATCGATACCGGAAGTGGTACTGGAATTGGTAAGGATGGACTTAATATCCACCCCGATGCCACAAAAACTGGATTTTATGTACGAAAATACTTAGAAGATGGTGATTCACCTCTTTTTGTACCACAATATTATTCAGGTCAAGATTGTCTTATTTTTAGGCTAGGGGAAACATATTTAAATGCCGCAGAAGCCGCAATGGAATTGGGAATAGAAACGTCTGCAAGAGACTATATTGAAGTAATAAGAACCCGAGCAGGCTTGCAACAAAACTTGCGTTTAGAACCATATTCAGGTACCGAATTAAGAGATCGAATTCGTAATGAAAGAAAATTAGAGCTTGCATTTGAGGATCACCGCTATTGGGATGTGAGAAGATGGCGTATTGCAACAGAAGCTTTGAGTATTCAGGTTGAGGGCGTCAGAACACTAAGACATGTTGATCTTGCTGGAAATGAAACATTTACCTATGAAACTTTTGATGCAGAGGCATTGCCAATGAATTTTGATCAACGCCATTATTACCTCCCTATAGGTCAAAACAGAATAAATAACAATTCAAACCTTATAGAAAACGTAGGGTACTAAATTCCAAATAGATAAACATATGAAACTAATTAAATTTTTAAGTTGGGCTTTTATTGTAGGAATTATTTCAATTTCTACTGGATGTGCAGACGACGTTGAAGAGGCTGTTGCAACTCCTACGAGTGAGGATGCCTTATTTACATTTGAATTTGATTCCGAAAATCCAAATATGGTACATTTTTCAGCAATACCAAATGATGCAAACTGGTACACTCATTGGGATTTCGGAGACAACTCTTCAGCTGAAGGGTATGAAGCCACTAAAATTTTCTTTGACAGTGGAGATTATGATGTGAGGTTTAGAATATTTACCGAGGGCGGTGTTGCAGAGTCATTTCAAACAGTGGTTATAAACGATGACTTTGAAGCGCCTAACCTCATTCAAAACGGAGAGTTTAACGGTAGTGATCCGTGGATTGTTTTGCCTATTTCTGACGGTGTTGATGTTTCTTTTGATAATAATGAAGCTAAATGGACAGGTGGCAGTTGGGGACAAGTAGGAATATATCAGCCCATGCAACTTTTAGCAAATAACGAATATCAAATTTCAATGGATATTAAAGGAGGTCCTTTAACAGATTCTTGGTTTGAAGTCTATGTGGGAATGGAAACACCTGTTGAGGGTCAAGACTACACCGATGGCGGAATGCGTTTAGCCCTTAATACTTGGGAAGGTTGTGGCGGAGAAGCTTTTGAGGGCGATTTTGCAGCGTACAGTTGTGTCGGTACAGGTTCAACGTTCGAATTTCCGACGGCCGGGACTGCCTATTTAGTAATTAGAGGTGGTGGAGCAAACTATGGTTCCGAAGGCGTCACAATTGACAATGTAACAGTTAGATCCCTTGATTCATTCGCACTCGCTGTTGTTGCAGATTTTGAATTTGTAGCATCTAATCTCACAACAACCTTTACAAATACATCTGCGAATGCAACAAGTTATTCATGGGATTTTGGAGATGGTTCTGGGACATCAACTGAAGAAAATCCAACTTACAGCTATACGGAGGGTGGTACTTATATGGTAACATTAACAGCCACTAATGAAGCCGGTTCGGCTGAAATTACAAAAGAAGTCACAGTAATTGATCCAGCTGCTGCACCTACCGCAGGGTTCACATTCGAAACTTCTAATCTTACTGCATTGTTTACAAACACATCTGCAAATGCGACAAGTTATTCATGGAATTTTGGAGATGGTTCTGGCACATCAACAGATGAAGACCCAGAATACACCTATACAGCAGCAGGCACTTACACGGTTACATTAACTGCAACAAATGATGCTGCAGTTTCAAACGAAATTTCGCTTGAAGTGACCGTAGAAGAACCCGTTTACACGAATCTTATTACAAATGGAGGTTTTGACGATTCAAGTGGTTGGACAATTATTAACATTGACCCTAATGATAATGGAATCGGTTCCGTTACTATCGCAGATGGCGTTGTGACGTTTGCAGAAACACAAAGTCCAAGCGAGTGGAAACACTGGGCGATTTATACCCAATTGACCTTGGATCCAGGAATATATCAATTTGACATGGACATGACCTATACCGATATTAATGACGTTTGGGGCGAAGTATATATCGGTGCTACACAGCCTGTGGAAAACACTGGAGATTACAATGGAGACCAGTATGTCCTCAAGGCGTATAATGCCTGGGATTGTGGCGATTTAAAAACCTATTCTGGACCAGCAGTTGCTGGAGGTTGTGACACAACTCAAAACCCAGGGCAATTTGAAATTACAGCTCCTGGAACGTATTATTTATTATTTAGAACTGGTGGTGGTCAATGGGGTAACGAGGGAATCGTTTTAGACAACTGGTCGGTATTGAGACAATAATTTAGAATAGTATTAGAATATTAAACCCAAAAAAATAATAATTCAATGAGAAATTATGTGCTTT contains:
- a CDS encoding PKD domain-containing protein; translated protein: MKLIKFLSWAFIVGIISISTGCADDVEEAVATPTSEDALFTFEFDSENPNMVHFSAIPNDANWYTHWDFGDNSSAEGYEATKIFFDSGDYDVRFRIFTEGGVAESFQTVVINDDFEAPNLIQNGEFNGSDPWIVLPISDGVDVSFDNNEAKWTGGSWGQVGIYQPMQLLANNEYQISMDIKGGPLTDSWFEVYVGMETPVEGQDYTDGGMRLALNTWEGCGGEAFEGDFAAYSCVGTGSTFEFPTAGTAYLVIRGGGANYGSEGVTIDNVTVRSLDSFALAVVADFEFVASNLTTTFTNTSANATSYSWDFGDGSGTSTEENPTYSYTEGGTYMVTLTATNEAGSAEITKEVTVIDPAAAPTAGFTFETSNLTALFTNTSANATSYSWNFGDGSGTSTDEDPEYTYTAAGTYTVTLTATNDAAVSNEISLEVTVEEPVYTNLITNGGFDDSSGWTIINIDPNDNGIGSVTIADGVVTFAETQSPSEWKHWAIYTQLTLDPGIYQFDMDMTYTDINDVWGEVYIGATQPVENTGDYNGDQYVLKAYNAWDCGDLKTYSGPAVAGGCDTTQNPGQFEITAPGTYYLLFRTGGGQWGNEGIVLDNWSVLRQ